A window of Ananas comosus cultivar F153 linkage group 4, ASM154086v1, whole genome shotgun sequence contains these coding sequences:
- the LOC109708529 gene encoding 65-kDa microtubule-associated protein 5 isoform X1 has product MSRFQLPSPPRNEATSCGSMLQELQDLWDEIGETDLERDRMILQLEQECLNIYRKKVDQARKQKADLHQILAEGEAEVSLVISALGERESLMRLEKPKGSLKEQVAALKPLLEELRRKKEERIREFTDVQLQIVRICAEIAGLAHLESPATFKVDEGDLTIKRLGELKSQLHELQLDKNLRLKKVNALVESIHELCMVMSVELNKTLSEVHSCFSNSRNNHSKSISNDTLARLGGTVHALKQEKLQRLKKLQDLGSTLIELWNLMDTPVDEQKRFDHVTSLISATSDAVTCNGCLALDVIEQVGIEADRLNVLKASKMKELVLKKQSELEEIYRSVHMDVESDTDRQILINFIDSGKADLCELLGGMENRIEKAKEQASSRKEILEKVEKWKIASEEERWLDDYERDQNRYNTGRGVHKNLKRAEKARILVSKIPSMIENLSAKIRAWEQEKGIPFMYDKVRLLDTLEEYAALRQQKEEEKRRSREQKKLQEQQTAEQEALYGTKPSPMRQFPVKKPLGQSSNVNMAVGTPTGRRVSTPLSRHGFASSGKDKKEIGKGNAVIPVNYVALPKDILSP; this is encoded by the exons ATGTCGCGGTTCCAGTTACCGTCCCCGCCTCGCAACGAGGCCACCTCGTGCGGATCTATGCTCCAAGAACTacag GATTTGTGGGATGAAATAGGGGAGACTGACCTTGAAAGAGATAGAATGATATTACAACTTGAACAGGAATGCCTCAATATCTACAGAAAGAAAGTAGACCAAGCTAGAAAACAAAAGGCAGATTTGCATCAGATTTTGGCCGAGGGTGAAGCTGAAGTGTCTCTTGTCATCTCTGCTCTTGGTGAACGCGAGTCCCTTATGCGG tTAGAAAAGCCAAAGGGCTCACTCAAGGAACAAGTGGCTGCATTAAAGCCTTTGCTGGAGGAATTGAGacggaagaaagaagaaaggatcAGAGAATTTACGGATGTTCAATTGCAGATTGTTCGTATATGTGCTGAAATTGCAGGGCTTGCTCATCTAGAAAGTCCTGCTACTTTTAAGGTGGATGAAGGAGACTTAACTATTAAGAGACTGGGAGAGTTGAAGTCTCAACTCCATGAACTGCAGTTAGATAAG aacCTTCGGTTGAAGAAGGTGAATGCTCTCGTGGAATCTATACATGAACTATGCATGGTGATGTCTGTTGAGCTTAATAAGACATTATCTGAAGTTCATTCCTGCTTCTCCAATTCAAGAAACAACCATTCAAAGAGTATTAGCAATGATACACTTGCTAGACTAGGGGGAACTGTTCATGCCCTAAAGCAAGAAAAATTGCAGAGGCTTAAAAAG CTTCAAGATCTTGGAAGTACACTTATTGAGTTATGGAACCTCATGGACACGCCAGTTGATGAACAGAAGAGGTTTGACCATGTAACCTCCTTGATTTCAGCAACATCTGACGCAGTCACATGTAATGGATGCCTTGCGCTTGATGTGATTGAGCAG GTTGGGATTGAAGCTGACAGGTTGAATGTTCTGAAAGCTAGCAAAATGAAAGAGCTTGTTCTGAAGAAACAGAGTGAGCTTGAAGAAATCTATCGAAGTGTTCATATGGATGTTGAAAGTGATACAGACCGACAGATTCTTATCAACTTCATCGATTCTG GAAAAGCAGACCTCTGTGAGCTGTTGGGAGGCATGGAAAATCGAATTGAGAAGGCTAAAGAGCAAGCTTCTAGCAGAAAGGAGATTCTGGAGAAGGTTGAGAAATGGAAAATTGCATCTGAGGAGGAGAGGTGGCTTGATGATTATGAAAGG GATCAAAATCGTTATAATACTGGTCGAGGAGTGCACAAGAATCTAAAGCGTGCAGAAAAAGCACGAATACTTGTCAGCAAAATACCAT CTATGATAGAGAATTTGAGTGCAAAAATTAGAGCTTGGGAGCAGGAGAAAGGAATTCCATTTATGTATGACAAG GTAAGATTGTTAGACACCCTGGAAGAATACGCGGCACTCAGGCAgcagaaagaagaggaaaagcgGCGATCCCGG GAGCAGAAGAAGCTACAAGAGCAACAAACTGCTGAGCAAGAAGCACTCTATGGGACGAAGCCAAGCCCGATGCGGCAGTTCCCTGTGAAGAAACCGCTGGGACAGAGCTCCAACGTGAACATGGCTGTTGGAACTCCCACCGGCCGCCGTGTCTCCACCCCGTTGTCGCGGCATGGGTTCGCATCTTCTGGTAAGGACAAAAAGGAGATTGGAAAGGGGAATGCGGTGATTCCTGTCAACTATGTCGCCCTTCCAAAGGACATTCTATCCCCTTGA
- the LOC109708529 gene encoding 65-kDa microtubule-associated protein 5 isoform X2 — MSRFQLPSPPRNEATSCGSMLQELQDLWDEIGETDLERDRMILQLEQECLNIYRKKVDQARKQKADLHQILAEGEAEVSLVISALGERESLMRLEKPKGSLKEQVAALKPLLEELRRKKEERIREFTDVQLQIVRICAEIAGLAHLESPATFKVDEGDLTIKRLGELKSQLHELQLDKNLRLKKVNALVESIHELCMVMSVELNKTLSEVHSCFSNSRNNHSKSISNDTLARLGGTVHALKQEKLQRLKKLQDLGSTLIELWNLMDTPVDEQKRFDHVTSLISATSDAVTCNGCLALDVIEQVGIEADRLNVLKASKMKELVLKKQSELEEIYRSVHMDVESDTDRQILINFIDSGKADLCELLGGMENRIEKAKEQASSRKEILEKVEKWKIASEEERWLDDYERDQNRYNTGRGVHKNLKRAEKARILVSKIPSMIENLSAKIRAWEQEKGIPFMYDKVRLLDTLEEYAALRQQKEEEKRRSRKKLQEQQTAEQEALYGTKPSPMRQFPVKKPLGQSSNVNMAVGTPTGRRVSTPLSRHGFASSGKDKKEIGKGNAVIPVNYVALPKDILSP, encoded by the exons ATGTCGCGGTTCCAGTTACCGTCCCCGCCTCGCAACGAGGCCACCTCGTGCGGATCTATGCTCCAAGAACTacag GATTTGTGGGATGAAATAGGGGAGACTGACCTTGAAAGAGATAGAATGATATTACAACTTGAACAGGAATGCCTCAATATCTACAGAAAGAAAGTAGACCAAGCTAGAAAACAAAAGGCAGATTTGCATCAGATTTTGGCCGAGGGTGAAGCTGAAGTGTCTCTTGTCATCTCTGCTCTTGGTGAACGCGAGTCCCTTATGCGG tTAGAAAAGCCAAAGGGCTCACTCAAGGAACAAGTGGCTGCATTAAAGCCTTTGCTGGAGGAATTGAGacggaagaaagaagaaaggatcAGAGAATTTACGGATGTTCAATTGCAGATTGTTCGTATATGTGCTGAAATTGCAGGGCTTGCTCATCTAGAAAGTCCTGCTACTTTTAAGGTGGATGAAGGAGACTTAACTATTAAGAGACTGGGAGAGTTGAAGTCTCAACTCCATGAACTGCAGTTAGATAAG aacCTTCGGTTGAAGAAGGTGAATGCTCTCGTGGAATCTATACATGAACTATGCATGGTGATGTCTGTTGAGCTTAATAAGACATTATCTGAAGTTCATTCCTGCTTCTCCAATTCAAGAAACAACCATTCAAAGAGTATTAGCAATGATACACTTGCTAGACTAGGGGGAACTGTTCATGCCCTAAAGCAAGAAAAATTGCAGAGGCTTAAAAAG CTTCAAGATCTTGGAAGTACACTTATTGAGTTATGGAACCTCATGGACACGCCAGTTGATGAACAGAAGAGGTTTGACCATGTAACCTCCTTGATTTCAGCAACATCTGACGCAGTCACATGTAATGGATGCCTTGCGCTTGATGTGATTGAGCAG GTTGGGATTGAAGCTGACAGGTTGAATGTTCTGAAAGCTAGCAAAATGAAAGAGCTTGTTCTGAAGAAACAGAGTGAGCTTGAAGAAATCTATCGAAGTGTTCATATGGATGTTGAAAGTGATACAGACCGACAGATTCTTATCAACTTCATCGATTCTG GAAAAGCAGACCTCTGTGAGCTGTTGGGAGGCATGGAAAATCGAATTGAGAAGGCTAAAGAGCAAGCTTCTAGCAGAAAGGAGATTCTGGAGAAGGTTGAGAAATGGAAAATTGCATCTGAGGAGGAGAGGTGGCTTGATGATTATGAAAGG GATCAAAATCGTTATAATACTGGTCGAGGAGTGCACAAGAATCTAAAGCGTGCAGAAAAAGCACGAATACTTGTCAGCAAAATACCAT CTATGATAGAGAATTTGAGTGCAAAAATTAGAGCTTGGGAGCAGGAGAAAGGAATTCCATTTATGTATGACAAG GTAAGATTGTTAGACACCCTGGAAGAATACGCGGCACTCAGGCAgcagaaagaagaggaaaagcgGCGATCCCGG AAGAAGCTACAAGAGCAACAAACTGCTGAGCAAGAAGCACTCTATGGGACGAAGCCAAGCCCGATGCGGCAGTTCCCTGTGAAGAAACCGCTGGGACAGAGCTCCAACGTGAACATGGCTGTTGGAACTCCCACCGGCCGCCGTGTCTCCACCCCGTTGTCGCGGCATGGGTTCGCATCTTCTGGTAAGGACAAAAAGGAGATTGGAAAGGGGAATGCGGTGATTCCTGTCAACTATGTCGCCCTTCCAAAGGACATTCTATCCCCTTGA